CATTAACCATGTACTCCACTGAATCAGCAATCAGTTCTCGGCTTGGCAGCGAATACAGCATGCCGCCGTGACCCATGGCAATACCATCGTCCACCGCAATAGTGTTGAATTCCTTGGAGACACCACCCGCTTCAGCAATGGCTCCGGCCACGAGATCACCCATATCTTTTAAGTGCACATGCCCCGGCACAAACTGGGTGTAGGAGTTAGCAATGGCGATGATCGGCTTGCCAAAATCATCGTCGGTCATGCCGGTGGCACGCCACAAGGCGCGAGCGCCGGCCATATTACGGCCGGCGGTGGAGGTGGCTGAGCGGTACTTCGGCATCTTTAGTTTCCTTTGCGCAATGACATCAACAGTGGCTACTACAACACCGTAGCGGCGGTGTGCGCTTCAAAGCTTTGTTCACAATCTTGCTGTGGCGCGACGTAATCGAGCCAACCCCATTTGTCTTCAGTACTGCCATCAAACAGGCCAAAGAACAGCTGCTGAATCTGCGCGGTGATCGGGCCTCGTTGGCCATCGCCCAGCTCGATACCATCAACACTGCGTACCGGAACAATCTCAGCGGCGGTGCCGGTCATAAACAGCTCGTCAGCTAGATAGAGAGCTTCACGAGCGATCGACTCCTCTTTCACTTCCAAGCCGTTATCGCGAGCAAGGGTGATGATGGTGTCGCGGGTGATCCCCGGTAAAATCGCAGCGGTGGTAGGTGGGGTAATCAATACACCGTTTTTAACTACAAACAAGTTTTCACCAGCGCCTTCGGAGATCTGACCGTTGATATCCAGTGCAATCCCTTCGGCGTAGCCGTGGCGCTTAGCTTCGCCAGAAATCAGTTGCGAAGATAAGTAGTTACCACCTGCTTTGGCGCCGGTCGG
The genomic region above belongs to Ferrimonas lipolytica and contains:
- a CDS encoding branched-chain amino acid transaminase; translated protein: MNQAEQIWFNGEFMPFADAKIHVMSHALHYGSSVFEGIRAYHTPKGSAIFRLEEHIQRLFDSAKIYRMPIPYNQDTINQACRDAVYNNGLDSAYIRPLAFYGNVGLGLNVPLGSEAEVMIAAFPWNAYLGADSIEQGVDVCISSWNRLAANTMPTGAKAGGNYLSSQLISGEAKRHGYAEGIALDINGQISEGAGENLFVVKNGVLITPPTTAAILPGITRDTIITLARDNGLEVKEESIAREALYLADELFMTGTAAEIVPVRSVDGIELGDGQRGPITAQIQQLFFGLFDGSTEDKWGWLDYVAPQQDCEQSFEAHTAATVL